In Episyrphus balteatus chromosome 4, idEpiBalt1.1, whole genome shotgun sequence, the sequence tatcaaatattatacactttggccaaaaaacaagtggtttttgcgttttttagcattttagtagggttgccgagtacttgtcagcatttgcgaggtggcacccgacattttttagatagaagagagtctaagctaaacatgatgtattttatagcctttaactctatcaaatattatacactttggccaaaaaacaagtgatttttgggttttttagcatttggatagggttgccgattCCTAatctgcatttgcggggtggcacccgacactttttagatagaagagagtctaaaataaacatgatgtattttacagcctttaactctatcaaatattatacactttggccaaaaaacaagtggtttttgcgttttttagcattttagtagggttgccgagtacttgtctgcatttgcgaggtggcacccgacatttttcagatagaagagagtctaagctaaacatgatgtatttaacagcctttaactctatcaaatattatacactttggccaaaaaacaagtgatttttatgttttttagcatttggatagggttgccgagtacttgtctgcatttgcggggtggaacccgacattttttagatagaagggagtattatctaaaatatggcgtatagtttagctttctagtgcataaaaagttatactgttttgttcaaagaagatttttgtcagtgttgttttcatttggatggggttgccacatttgtagggttacgttctttatattattttattattttttttttactattttggctttcggttggcttttcaaattttttttatctggccaaacaacaaagatatgaatgtattagttatgtgacaatttttcctttcaaatagggttgccacatggaagttcccattttagaagtggcaaccctatttttttattttcagtatcaacttatctttcatttgacactaattttaacctctaaccttatgagctaagaaactcgacggtcgccgcttggactataATATGTACCTAATATATAGCcattatcgaaaaaattaagcttttctatttccgttatatgaaaggtaccgttagttttggtccaaaaaaaaattcaatctcccCTTTAGGGAATCGTCCAAGACTGTTAGCTACCAAGTTTGAAATGAACCGCTCTAGTAGTTTAGGCTCTAGCTCGAGGTgcatacagacggacagacagaccgacagacagacagaattgccggacccacttgtttagcattctccatcatcgttatgtcatgtctgattgttatctcaagttcgattttttttttcgattcctgAACTTGCCCTATacctagtacctatatcgcaagtaaaaaaagtattgaatagcgtacttcatttgaaaattaaaacaattttatagggtgtttattaaaaaatgttgaaaatttttcaaaaaattttgtaacatATTTTCCccatatttaaacaaaacttcATTGATGCGTAAAGatgtgcatttttagaaaaaaaaaatctcagacagtaaagtaaaaattaactatttttaaagtacattgtttttttcaccattttcagtttgaaagttaattaaatttttcaaaaactataaagaTAGCAAAAAAATGAACTTATGTCTTAAAAGAGGTACAGCACAACATTGTAGTTGTTCCCTTtaatttttcctattttttttttcatttttaagtattttttgtttttataaaattggcCTCCGTCTAAATGACCACaacagaaattgtaaaaaatctcGATAGCAGTCAAATATGACATAACGATTACGTAAATAGAGAAAacaatcaattttccaaaacggaaaaatttaaatttttttaagaattcaaaaaatctgatttttgatttctgaaaaaataataataataattgttagCAGTTTCACCAAATGTCAGGATTAGAAAGATATTTGATTTCTGCTTTTATCATGAAAAAACGAGTGTTGATAAATGACAaaggaaatgtttaaaaagcaattaagagtttataatttttaaagttaaaaaagcgttttttttttttaactttttacattgcatgaaaaaaaaaaacattcaatattataatatcgatttttcttatatttctaGCTGAACACATGCGTCATCGCCTGCCAAAAACCGAACAAGATACAATGTTCTACTTCAACCAATCAAATCCTCAGGAATACGAACAGACTCTTGTCGAGCCTGATCTTACAAATGGTCTCATCCGTATACCAGACAGTGATGAAGAATTCGATGAAGATGACGTAGAAGATGATGATATGGAAGATCCTCCCAAACCTTTAGCCAATAAACGTCCCGAATTTCATGGCACTGCTAAAAAACGTTCCCCTCAGCAACATTCCTCATTCAACAGCATGTCTGACAGTACCAGCCTTTATAATGAAAAATCATCCTCATTCTCAAACAGTCACATTCCATCATTAAAACTTAAGCGACAACGTCTCTCCGAGGACAGtaattttaatggttcatcGACAATGGAAAATTCAGCAGTTCCTGAAGATGATGATTATCATTATTTATTGAGCCTGCATCCTTATATGAAACAATTGAATTCAGCACAGAAATTACGAATTcgtacaaaaattcaaaaattaattttcaaagaactttacaaAGAGGATCTGGaagagaagtaaaaaaaaaatcccatttaatGGCATATAGTCTTTCGAAACATTCCACATTCAAGAAAGAAAGAATATCTTCGAACAAAAAGACCTCTTTGTCACAAAATAGTCATAAGATCAGGAACTAGTATTaagctcttattttttttaaacaagtttaTTTCCTTCCaatattttaactttcttttagattttaaatgacttttatGATGTATATAATTAAGACTGTTTTTGTTAagctatttatttgtttttgagaaacGAAATGTTACATTTTGACTTCTTGTCGAAATTATgtgtatttttgtaataaaaattaaagaaaaaattatcaaattctagaatatcaaaatttttttttttttattttgttgttttaaccAGTGCTACCAAATCACTTCTTGTCTAAGTAAGTGAATCGTATGgtagaaaaataatttgtttactaaagattttgaaattcaacctatgaaaatcaaatcaattcaaATGGTTCGATTCGTCATCGTGGAGTTTTTGGAAGACTAATATTGGTAAGAGTGGTACGCAAACAAGTTGTGAAATTTGCATTAGAAAGGAaattgcttttgggataagaaccaaggataaaaaaaagtctattaaaaaaagttgggtgttggagacagtaaaatctgtaattgttCCCAAAAAGCcaagattcattttatttttggttttgaatacCATTTAAACGTTTATATGTAcataagttcttagacgttttacatgaatcattggctttttgggacctattacagattttactgtttcttcgaaaaaaacaccctttcacctaaattttttttatgaaaactctttattcttgctttctatcacaaaatcaatgtttttaacaaatttcattagggtggcccatcatttttgtttacaataaaaaaaaaacacgatattcttatagacttagactcttgtttctaatctcaaaagtaacataattgctaaatttcaatagggtaggTACCACTAATACTACTCTTGTgttaatcattttttcaaatatacccagaTTTTCtctaaacccaaaaaaaaaaacaccctttcacatgaaacaaatttatacacttgttttattcgtaattcctattactccagtcaaagcgtcatttgaccttgcgatgagaggcactgtctgtttttatttcatgtatcgatgggggtatatttaaaaggcttaaacccaatttctcaccacctgatcattctttttagcggagttattcacaaaaatgcattttttgggatattttacttctaagctaatatctttgctccagattatcgtagaccaaaaaataaacatacattctcttccttataatattttctatcgttgtatgtaatttcattgtatttgagtgagtaaatataaaatggcaaccatttaaagtcaaattcttgttgttaaaaaacacatttttgtcattatttcgaaaaaagtttatatcatgattgacatttttctaacctattttgtagccctgttcatgtcctgcattttaaagaaaaaatgagctctttatcaccaaagatggccgagctattgataaatgaacgcatgcaaaaccggtgcaaaaacacccaaaaatatcgttttttgggaataactcgacttcagaatgtcctacggcaaaaaataaagcaatgaattgttcgttacaacattttctatcaatttagtgcacaatctttttgttgaaacaaataaaaaataagtaatattaagtcaaagtcgtttttttgtttagcaaactcttgccttattattttgcaaacggtgcgagtattggctagaaaataaaatattattgtagtcctttaaattatctacaaattaaaaaaaaaattagctctctacgacccacacgagccgagtaattaattttttaaaaaaggtccaaatgaccaacgaaaaaacataagacaaattctcttataataagaaacaatgaaaacaacccctctcactgagaactagtattcgaatcataaccaagggaaatttttttgaattttcgtacggattaatgctttcttaaaattataatagctcggctcccgtgggtcgtagaaagctaaatttttttttgaattgtagataatttaaaggactacaataatattttattttcttagccaatactcgcaccgtttgcaaaataataaggcaagagtttgctaaacaaaaaaacgactttgacttaatattacttattttttatttgtttcaacaaaaagattgtgcactaaattgatagaaaatgttgtaacgaacaattcattgctttattttttgccgtaggacattctgaagtcgagttattcccaaaaaacgatatttttgggtgtttttgcaccggttttgcatgcgttcatttatcaatagctcggccatctttggtgataaagagctcattttttctttaaaatgcaggacatgaacagggctacaaaataggttagaaaaatgtcaatcatgatataaacttttttcgaaataatgacaaaaatgtgttttttaacaacaagaatttgactttaaatggttgccattttatatttactcactcaaatacaatgaaattacatacaacgatagaaaatattataaggaagagaatgtatgtttattttttggtctacgataatctggagcaaagatattagcttagaagtaaaatatcccaaaaaatgcatttttgtgaataactccgctaaaaagaatgatcaggtggtgagaaattgggtttaagccttttaaatatacccctatcgatccatgaaataaaaacagacagtgcctctcatcgcaaggtgaggcccttttttccgacgctttgactggagtatatggaaaagacaacattttttaataaatttcgtaagggaaCAATTTATATCACTGATTTTATCCGACTTATCGCAgattatatctatttcccaaaaaaaaaaaaacaccctctaacctaaaatatttgtaaagactgcttagattcttggtttcagttataaatgatacatttttaccaattttcattggtgtaacaattttttcctagtttttgtggtcaTATTTCCGAATTccatcatttctttaaaaaaaaaaacaccgtttcactcaaaataacttttcttagagcaattgtattgactttatttttatgtcattagatttagcatcaaaaaatactttaaaaacatGTGTGTCATATGataatattcgacaaacaattttgttcactatatttttgacctttacCCTTTttctcttgtccgcgaaaaaacacccttccacccaacttttttttataggactTTTTATCTTTGGTTCTTATCtcaaagcaaactttttgccaagtttcatgagtgtaaattttttttttttatttgttgatttttagtCAAATGTTGAGGGATTcgaattattcttaaaaactaatcAAACATCTTACCTTTTATCTTTGTAAACTACTTTGACACGCGTATCTAGATGAAAGATTAATAATGCATGAagcactttttttccaaaaatgtaccACAAAATTTTTTCTCTATTAAAACAGTACTgaccaaatttcatttttaaaacccaaaaataaaatcaacaaaccTTAACATAAATTCccaaatgaatgaaattttcaaggatttcataaattaaatttcgaataaatcaaaatttaaaattctcatAGAGTAGCCCCGACTTGCATCTATCTACTTCAACTAGAGacctaatttttaaaaattacttcctTTTTATGCCCATTGATCAAATCATCTCAAGGCTTATCGACCTCATGTTACCACACAAACACAGCTGAGCAAAAATGAACAACCACaaccaagagaaaaaaaaaataatttggctCATGTGTAATTTAgcataaaatattcaaatccCTAATACAAATAGATGGACGTGGTGAGTCCTTATACCACCCAACTCCTTTTCATACAATAAATAAGAGGGTTTCAATATCGCCAAACCAAAACCAACTGCTGGCCTCCATTCAATCGAAAATGTAAACCAATACCACATTAAATATAATGAAATGGAATttcaatgagaaaaaaaaaatgatttaaaaagatATCCTTTTTGCTTATCGCAAAAAA encodes:
- the LOC129919124 gene encoding uncharacterized protein LOC129919124, whose translation is MALKGNSSIVLNVEKFIKDVENRPAIWNRNYHCNKPFLEQMWEELSSIHQLPKVVLKAKWKGLRDNFRVEYKRIPRGDNGDFLIQPAEHESKWIHYYALLFLTEHMRHRLPKTEQDTMFYFNQSNPQEYEQTLVEPDLTNGLIRIPDSDEEFDEDDVEDDDMEDPPKPLANKRPEFHGTAKKRSPQQHSSFNSMSDSTSLYNEKSSSFSNSHIPSLKLKRQRLSEDSNFNGSSTMENSAVPEDDDYHYLLSLHPYMKQLNSAQKLRIRTKIQKLIFKELYKEDLEEK